From a single Salmo salar chromosome ssa22, Ssal_v3.1, whole genome shotgun sequence genomic region:
- the LOC106583265 gene encoding natural resistance-associated macrophage protein 2 isoform X2, with the protein MKEEKPNEHSNLNEPPQENGVIQSTQGLYSSTSPPASDDEPFSTYFEEKVPIPEDVTQMFSFRKLWAFTGPGFLMSIAYLDPGNIESDLQSGAKAGFKLLWVLLGATIIGLLLQRLAARLGVVTGMHLAEVCNRQYPTVPRIILWLMVELAIIGSDMQEVIGCAIAFNLLSMGRIPLWGGVLITIIDTFVFLFLDKYGLRKLEAFFGLLITIMAVSFGYEYVMVRPDQGELLKGMFLPYCENCDSAQMEQAVGIVGAVIMPHNIYLHSALVKSRQIDRGNKKEVKEANKYYFIESTIALFISFLINVFVVAVFAEAFYDKTNIEVNAKCNASGSPHTDLFPLDNSTLQVDIFKGGVVLGCFFGPAALYIWAIGILAAGQSSTMTGTYSGQFVMEGFLNLRWSRFARVLLTRSIAIFPTLLVAIFQDVQHLTGMNDFLNVLQSMQLPFALIPILTFTSLTSIMDDFANGLVWKIGGGVVILVVCAINMYFVVVYVTSLNSVALYVLVALLCIAYLSFVCYLTWQCLIALGVSCLDVSCLGSRVSNNRHAVFIEEQPAYDT; encoded by the exons ATGAAGGAAGAGAAGCCCAATGAACATTCCAACCTGA acgaACCTCCTCAGGAGAATGGGGTCATCCAGAGCACCCAGGGCCTGTACAGCTCCACCTCCCCTCCGGCCTCAGACGATGAGCCCTTCTCCACATACTTTGAGGAGAAGGTGCCCATTCCAGAGGATGTCACCCAG ATGTTCAGTTTCCGTAAACTCTGGGCCTTTACAGGACCAGGTTTCCTGATGAGCATCGCCTATCTTGACCCAGGGAACATCGAGTCCGACCTGCAGTCTGGAGCTAAAGCTGGCTTTAAG CTCCTGTGGGTGTTGTTGGGGGCCACCATCATCGGCCTCCTCCTGCAGAGACTGGCTGCACGCCTGGGGGTCGTCACAGGGATGCACCTCGCAGAGGTCTGCAACCGCCAGTACCCCACT GTTCCTCGTATTATCCTGTGGCTGATGGTGGAGCTGGCCATCATCGGCTCAGACATGCAGGAGGTCATCGGCTGTGCCATCGCCTTTAACCTCCTCTCTATGGGCAG GATTCCACTTTGGGGAGGTGTCCTCATCACCATCATTGACACCTTTGTGTTCCTTTTTCTAGATAAATATG GCTTGAGGAAACTTGAAGCCTTCTTTGGGCTTCTCATCACCATCATGGCTGTAAGCTTTGGGTATGAG taTGTGATGGTGCGTCCGGACCAGGGGGAGCTGCTGAAGGGGATGTTTCTGCCGTACTGTGAGAACTGTGATTCTGCCCAGATGGAGCAGGCTGTGGGCATCGTAGGAGCAGTCATCATGCCCCATAACATCTACCTGCACTCTGCCCTCGTCAAG TCTCGGCAAATAGATCGTGGGAACAAGAAGGAGGTGAAGGAGGCCAACAAATACTACTTCATCGAGTCAACTATCGCTCTCTTCATCTCCTTCCTCATCAACGTCTTTGTTGTAGCAGTGTTTGCTGAGGCCTTCTACGACAAAACCAACATTGAGGTG AATGCAAAATGCAATGCATCAGGCAGTCCTCACACAGACCTCTTCCCTCTGGACAACAGCACGCTACAGGTGGACATCTTCAAAGGG GGGGTGGTGCTGGGTTGTTTCTTTGGCCCTGCGGCCCTCTACATCTGGGCCATCGGGATCCTGGCTGCAGGACAGAGCTCCACCATGACAGGCACTTACTCTGGCCAGTTTGTCATGGAG GGTTTCCTGAACCTGCGTTGGTCCCGTTTTGCCCGGGTGCTTCTCACCCGCTCCATCGCCATTTTCCCCACCCTGCTGGTGGCCATCTTTCAGGACGTGCAGCACCTAACGGGCATGAATGACTTCCTCAACGTATTGCAGAGCATGCAG CTGCCGTTTGCTCTGATCCCCATCCTGACCTTCACCAGTCTGACATCCATCATGGATGACTTTGCTAATGGACT GGTGTGGAAGATTGGCGGAGGGGTGGTCATCCTGGTGGTCTGTGCCATAAACATGTACTTTGTGGTGGTCTACGTGACCAGCCTGAACAGTGTGGCGCTCTACGTGCTGGTGGCCTTGCTCTGCATAGCCTACCTAAGCTTTGTGTGCTACCTG ACGTGGCAGTGTCTGATAGCCCTCGGGGTCTCCTGTCTGGACGTGTCCTGTCTGGGCAGCAGGGTAAGCAACAACAGACACGCTGTGTTCATTGAGGAACAGCCAGCGTATGACACCTAA
- the LOC106583265 gene encoding natural resistance-associated macrophage protein 2 isoform X1: protein MDAEREADLLEDEPPQENGVIQSTQGLYSSTSPPASDDEPFSTYFEEKVPIPEDVTQMFSFRKLWAFTGPGFLMSIAYLDPGNIESDLQSGAKAGFKLLWVLLGATIIGLLLQRLAARLGVVTGMHLAEVCNRQYPTVPRIILWLMVELAIIGSDMQEVIGCAIAFNLLSMGRIPLWGGVLITIIDTFVFLFLDKYGLRKLEAFFGLLITIMAVSFGYEYVMVRPDQGELLKGMFLPYCENCDSAQMEQAVGIVGAVIMPHNIYLHSALVKSRQIDRGNKKEVKEANKYYFIESTIALFISFLINVFVVAVFAEAFYDKTNIEVNAKCNASGSPHTDLFPLDNSTLQVDIFKGGVVLGCFFGPAALYIWAIGILAAGQSSTMTGTYSGQFVMEGFLNLRWSRFARVLLTRSIAIFPTLLVAIFQDVQHLTGMNDFLNVLQSMQLPFALIPILTFTSLTSIMDDFANGLVWKIGGGVVILVVCAINMYFVVVYVTSLNSVALYVLVALLCIAYLSFVCYLTWQCLIALGVSCLDVSCLGSRMSLTGHTDIYLLNDMDSNTMVER, encoded by the exons acgaACCTCCTCAGGAGAATGGGGTCATCCAGAGCACCCAGGGCCTGTACAGCTCCACCTCCCCTCCGGCCTCAGACGATGAGCCCTTCTCCACATACTTTGAGGAGAAGGTGCCCATTCCAGAGGATGTCACCCAG ATGTTCAGTTTCCGTAAACTCTGGGCCTTTACAGGACCAGGTTTCCTGATGAGCATCGCCTATCTTGACCCAGGGAACATCGAGTCCGACCTGCAGTCTGGAGCTAAAGCTGGCTTTAAG CTCCTGTGGGTGTTGTTGGGGGCCACCATCATCGGCCTCCTCCTGCAGAGACTGGCTGCACGCCTGGGGGTCGTCACAGGGATGCACCTCGCAGAGGTCTGCAACCGCCAGTACCCCACT GTTCCTCGTATTATCCTGTGGCTGATGGTGGAGCTGGCCATCATCGGCTCAGACATGCAGGAGGTCATCGGCTGTGCCATCGCCTTTAACCTCCTCTCTATGGGCAG GATTCCACTTTGGGGAGGTGTCCTCATCACCATCATTGACACCTTTGTGTTCCTTTTTCTAGATAAATATG GCTTGAGGAAACTTGAAGCCTTCTTTGGGCTTCTCATCACCATCATGGCTGTAAGCTTTGGGTATGAG taTGTGATGGTGCGTCCGGACCAGGGGGAGCTGCTGAAGGGGATGTTTCTGCCGTACTGTGAGAACTGTGATTCTGCCCAGATGGAGCAGGCTGTGGGCATCGTAGGAGCAGTCATCATGCCCCATAACATCTACCTGCACTCTGCCCTCGTCAAG TCTCGGCAAATAGATCGTGGGAACAAGAAGGAGGTGAAGGAGGCCAACAAATACTACTTCATCGAGTCAACTATCGCTCTCTTCATCTCCTTCCTCATCAACGTCTTTGTTGTAGCAGTGTTTGCTGAGGCCTTCTACGACAAAACCAACATTGAGGTG AATGCAAAATGCAATGCATCAGGCAGTCCTCACACAGACCTCTTCCCTCTGGACAACAGCACGCTACAGGTGGACATCTTCAAAGGG GGGGTGGTGCTGGGTTGTTTCTTTGGCCCTGCGGCCCTCTACATCTGGGCCATCGGGATCCTGGCTGCAGGACAGAGCTCCACCATGACAGGCACTTACTCTGGCCAGTTTGTCATGGAG GGTTTCCTGAACCTGCGTTGGTCCCGTTTTGCCCGGGTGCTTCTCACCCGCTCCATCGCCATTTTCCCCACCCTGCTGGTGGCCATCTTTCAGGACGTGCAGCACCTAACGGGCATGAATGACTTCCTCAACGTATTGCAGAGCATGCAG CTGCCGTTTGCTCTGATCCCCATCCTGACCTTCACCAGTCTGACATCCATCATGGATGACTTTGCTAATGGACT GGTGTGGAAGATTGGCGGAGGGGTGGTCATCCTGGTGGTCTGTGCCATAAACATGTACTTTGTGGTGGTCTACGTGACCAGCCTGAACAGTGTGGCGCTCTACGTGCTGGTGGCCTTGCTCTGCATAGCCTACCTAAGCTTTGTGTGCTACCTG ACGTGGCAGTGTCTGATAGCCCTCGGGGTCTCCTGTCTGGACGTGTCCTGTCTGGGCAGCAGG